From Bacteroidota bacterium, a single genomic window includes:
- a CDS encoding LytTR family DNA-binding domain-containing protein: protein ILPSLLPKMFVSEKWNIKKEIFWNLWILFTIFTGYFFYCRFMGLMKFNFNMVIKLVMAAVLPITVLIITNHNRMLKAHLKLANELTLKLRDNKLIQERIIRFDSDYQKDSLAIKVGLLILIRSANNYIEVYWKEAEEVKKQMIRCSMMRAEALLKEYKFIVKCHRSYIVNINYIEKIEGNLQGYKLFIEKLGFPVPVSKNYAYKLKEVI, encoded by the coding sequence ATTCTTCCCAGCCTCTTGCCAAAGATGTTTGTTTCCGAAAAATGGAACATCAAAAAGGAAATTTTCTGGAACCTCTGGATATTGTTCACTATTTTTACGGGTTATTTTTTCTATTGCAGGTTTATGGGATTGATGAAATTCAATTTCAACATGGTTATCAAGCTTGTAATGGCTGCTGTTCTGCCTATTACGGTTTTGATTATCACCAACCACAACCGTATGTTAAAAGCCCATTTGAAGCTGGCCAATGAATTAACGCTTAAGCTACGGGACAATAAACTGATCCAGGAGAGGATTATACGGTTTGATTCAGATTATCAAAAGGATAGTCTTGCCATAAAGGTCGGACTGTTGATCCTTATCCGTTCTGCAAATAATTACATTGAAGTTTACTGGAAAGAAGCTGAAGAGGTGAAGAAGCAGATGATCCGTTGCAGCATGATGCGGGCCGAAGCATTGCTGAAGGAGTATAAATTTATCGTTAAATGCCATCGTTCTTATATAGTGAATATTAATTATATTGAAAAGATTGAAGGCAACCTGCAAGGTTATAAATTATTCATTGAGAAACTGGGATTCCCTGTTCCTGTTTCAA